A single region of the Solwaraspora sp. WMMD791 genome encodes:
- a CDS encoding CoA pyrophosphatase, protein MTGPPSPVGPLPPWWQPLLSRLDAARTTDFSRLATPERGGRPSAVLVLLGESRPGEPDVLLLQRAATMRNHAGESAFPGGGAEPGDADAPATALREAQEEVGLDPDSVTVVAQLPRLWIPVSGFVVTPVLAWWHRPHPVHPCQPAEVAHVTRLPVAELVDPDNRLQVRHPSGWIGPAFQVRGMLVWGFTAGVLSALLDMGGWAGRWPTDRVIDLPATPPTGAGGLDTVGERLGDVPPTVDGSAPQRS, encoded by the coding sequence GTGACCGGGCCACCATCGCCGGTCGGTCCGCTGCCGCCCTGGTGGCAGCCGCTGCTGAGCCGGCTTGACGCCGCCCGTACCACCGATTTCAGCCGGCTCGCCACGCCGGAGCGCGGCGGCCGGCCCAGCGCCGTGCTGGTGCTGCTCGGCGAGAGCCGACCGGGCGAACCCGACGTGCTGCTGCTGCAACGGGCCGCCACCATGCGCAACCACGCGGGGGAGTCGGCGTTCCCGGGCGGCGGTGCCGAACCCGGTGACGCCGACGCCCCCGCGACCGCGCTGCGGGAGGCGCAGGAGGAGGTCGGGCTCGATCCCGACAGCGTCACCGTGGTGGCCCAACTGCCCCGGTTGTGGATTCCGGTCAGCGGCTTCGTCGTCACCCCGGTGCTCGCCTGGTGGCACCGCCCGCACCCGGTGCACCCCTGTCAGCCCGCCGAAGTCGCCCACGTCACCCGACTGCCCGTCGCCGAGCTGGTCGACCCCGACAACCGACTGCAGGTACGCCACCCCAGCGGCTGGATCGGCCCGGCCTTCCAGGTGCGCGGCATGCTCGTCTGGGGGTTCACCGCCGGAGTGCTGTCGGCGCTGCTCGACATGGGCGGCTGGGCCGGCCGGTGGCCGACCGACCGGGTGATCGACCTACCGGCCACCCCGCCCACCGGCGCGGGAGGACTCGACACGGTGGGTGAACGGCTCGGCGACGTACCGCCAACTGTGGACGGGTCGGCGCCGCAGCGGTCCTGA
- a CDS encoding adenosylcobinamide amidohydrolase, with the protein MPYACWALTGPALAISSAPLGGGIGLRWWVINATVPMSYRRDDPDAHLTALADQADLRGPGVGLLTGVDVRRTVTCDEAGVRIWATVGLGTPILAAADPDPGSDPGRVGTINVVAALPVRLSDAALVNAVATITEAKTQALVELGLRATGTATDAVVVLCPPDGPPEPYGGPRSTWGSRLARVAHRTVHDGARPGGPGHAG; encoded by the coding sequence CTGCCGTACGCCTGCTGGGCCCTGACCGGGCCGGCGCTGGCGATCAGCTCCGCGCCGCTCGGCGGTGGCATCGGCCTGCGCTGGTGGGTGATCAACGCGACGGTGCCGATGTCGTACCGCCGCGACGACCCCGACGCGCACCTGACGGCCCTCGCCGACCAGGCCGACCTGCGCGGGCCGGGGGTCGGGCTGCTGACCGGGGTGGACGTGCGCAGGACGGTGACCTGCGACGAGGCCGGCGTGCGGATCTGGGCGACCGTCGGGCTCGGCACCCCGATCCTGGCCGCGGCCGACCCCGACCCGGGCTCCGACCCGGGCCGGGTCGGCACGATCAACGTGGTGGCCGCGCTGCCGGTGCGGCTGAGCGACGCGGCGCTGGTGAACGCCGTGGCCACCATCACGGAGGCGAAGACCCAGGCCCTGGTCGAACTGGGGCTGCGGGCCACCGGTACCGCCACGGACGCGGTCGTCGTGCTCTGCCCGCCGGACGGTCCGCCGGAACCCTACGGCGGACCGCGTTCCACCTGGGGATCCCGGCTGGCCCGGGTGGCGCACCGCACCGTGCACGACGGTGCCCGGCCAGGCGGGCCGGGACACGCCGGATAA
- a CDS encoding DUF305 domain-containing protein — MTEHTRWSRWPAVTTGARIVGTSARRAVAVAVGGLAAAVLVGGCTAGPSANGADPTAEPSAATAPAAPNATDIAFARDMIPHHQQAIEMAQLVAGRSASTDVQDLAGRIRAAQDPEIDQMASWLTEWGQPLPSPGQHTGADDHHGMPGMLTGDEMTALANSTGAEFDRLFLDMMIRHHEGAVQMARILRADGADPAVRQLAESIATSQEAEIGEMRELLAGI, encoded by the coding sequence ATGACAGAGCACACCCGGTGGTCGCGGTGGCCGGCGGTGACCACCGGCGCGCGGATCGTCGGAACGTCCGCACGTCGTGCCGTCGCCGTCGCGGTCGGAGGTCTGGCCGCAGCCGTACTGGTCGGCGGCTGCACGGCCGGCCCGTCGGCGAACGGTGCCGACCCCACGGCGGAGCCCTCGGCAGCCACCGCCCCCGCCGCGCCGAACGCGACGGACATCGCTTTCGCCCGCGACATGATCCCGCATCACCAGCAGGCGATCGAGATGGCGCAGCTCGTCGCCGGGCGGTCGGCGAGCACCGACGTACAGGATCTGGCCGGGCGGATCCGCGCGGCGCAGGACCCGGAGATCGACCAGATGGCCAGCTGGCTCACCGAGTGGGGTCAGCCGTTGCCGAGCCCCGGACAGCACACCGGCGCGGACGATCATCACGGGATGCCGGGCATGCTGACCGGCGACGAGATGACCGCCCTGGCGAATTCGACCGGCGCCGAATTCGACCGGCTGTTTCTCGACATGATGATCCGTCACCACGAAGGCGCGGTGCAGATGGCGCGGATTCTACGCGCGGACGGTGCCGATCCGGCGGTCCGGCAGCTGGCCGAGTCGATTGCCACCAGCCAGGAGGCGGAGATCGGCGAGATGCGCGAGCTGCTGGCGGGGATCTGA
- a CDS encoding TlpA disulfide reductase family protein has protein sequence MTVLTPAASTGARPGWRRLLAAAVPLLVLAGCAGGAGGGPTTDDGAVPFADCAGLTTAPPAATAPPTDGVSPGATRTGTPLPAIELTCFADGTPVAVDAIRGPAVINFWASWCEPCRDELPALQRLADRTDGQLHLVGVNTWDDRDRAVAVAEDLGLSFPSLVDRDRALLLGVERVGLPLTLFVDDRGRVRYAYEGTVDDATLAELVQRELALPVTR, from the coding sequence ATGACCGTACTGACCCCTGCCGCGTCGACCGGTGCCAGGCCGGGCTGGCGACGGCTGCTGGCGGCCGCCGTACCGCTGCTGGTGCTGGCCGGTTGCGCCGGTGGCGCCGGCGGCGGGCCGACCACCGACGACGGGGCGGTGCCGTTCGCCGACTGCGCGGGCCTGACCACCGCCCCGCCGGCCGCCACCGCACCGCCAACCGACGGCGTGTCGCCGGGCGCCACGCGGACCGGCACGCCGCTGCCCGCGATCGAGCTGACCTGCTTCGCCGACGGCACCCCGGTCGCGGTCGACGCGATCCGCGGCCCCGCGGTCATCAACTTCTGGGCCTCCTGGTGCGAGCCGTGCCGCGACGAACTGCCGGCCCTGCAGCGCCTCGCTGACCGTACCGACGGTCAGCTGCACCTGGTCGGCGTCAACACCTGGGACGACCGGGACCGGGCCGTCGCAGTCGCCGAGGACCTCGGGCTGAGCTTCCCGAGCCTGGTCGACCGGGACCGGGCGTTGCTGCTCGGCGTGGAGCGGGTCGGCCTGCCGCTGACCCTGTTCGTGGACGACCGGGGCCGCGTCCGGTACGCCTACGAGGGCACCGTCGACGACGCCACCCTCGCCGAACTGGTGCAGCGCGAGCTCGCTCTGCCGGTGACCCGGTGA
- a CDS encoding MarP family serine protease has product MSAVDVVLLLLMLVFAVSGYRQGFVIGILSFAGFLGGALIGLQLGPLLAQQFVDNAARVVVSLVAVFGLAVLGQALAGWAGSRLRHAITSPAGRRADDIGGAAVSLVAVLLVAWLVAVPLGSSAMPGLAGAVRNSALLNGIDRVMPPQAQALSTALRDTVDTRGFPDVFGGLTPTRVREVPAPDPALAGSAVVANAERSVVKVLGSAPRCSRRIEGSGFVYAEDRVMTNAHVVAGTQTVAVEVLGEQHNGRVVVYDPDLDLAVIYVPNLPAPVLPFADRPAPTGADAIVLGFPLDGPYDAQSARVRDVGPITGPNIYNEGDVNRDVYTIRALVRSGNSGGPLVAANGLVLGVIFAAAADDPNTGFAVTAEEASVAAGLGVRSTRQTATGECA; this is encoded by the coding sequence GTGTCCGCCGTCGATGTCGTACTTCTGCTGCTCATGTTGGTCTTCGCGGTCAGTGGCTACCGCCAGGGATTCGTCATCGGGATCCTGTCGTTCGCGGGGTTTCTCGGCGGCGCGTTGATCGGGTTGCAGCTCGGCCCGCTGCTGGCGCAGCAGTTCGTCGACAACGCGGCCCGGGTGGTGGTCTCGCTGGTCGCGGTCTTCGGCCTGGCCGTACTCGGGCAGGCGTTGGCCGGCTGGGCCGGCTCCCGACTGCGGCACGCGATCACCAGCCCGGCGGGCCGCCGGGCCGACGACATCGGCGGTGCGGCGGTCTCCCTGGTCGCGGTCCTGCTGGTCGCCTGGCTGGTCGCGGTGCCGCTGGGTTCCTCGGCGATGCCCGGACTCGCCGGCGCGGTCCGCAACAGCGCGCTGCTCAACGGCATCGACCGGGTGATGCCCCCGCAGGCGCAGGCCCTCTCCACCGCCCTGCGCGACACCGTCGACACCCGTGGCTTCCCCGACGTCTTCGGCGGCCTCACCCCGACCCGGGTACGGGAGGTGCCCGCCCCGGATCCCGCCCTGGCCGGCTCGGCGGTGGTCGCCAACGCCGAACGCTCGGTGGTGAAGGTGCTCGGATCCGCGCCCCGCTGCTCCCGCCGCATCGAGGGGTCCGGGTTCGTGTACGCCGAGGACCGGGTGATGACCAACGCGCACGTGGTGGCCGGTACGCAGACCGTGGCGGTCGAGGTACTGGGCGAACAGCACAACGGGCGGGTGGTGGTCTACGACCCGGACCTGGACCTGGCCGTCATCTACGTACCGAACCTTCCGGCCCCGGTGCTGCCGTTCGCCGACCGACCGGCCCCGACCGGCGCGGACGCGATCGTGCTGGGCTTCCCCCTGGACGGACCCTACGACGCGCAGTCCGCCCGGGTCCGCGACGTCGGCCCGATCACCGGTCCCAACATCTACAACGAAGGCGACGTCAACCGGGACGTCTACACGATCCGGGCGCTGGTCCGCTCCGGCAACTCGGGCGGACCGCTGGTCGCGGCGAACGGACTCGTGCTCGGGGTGATCTTCGCGGCGGCGGCGGACGACCCGAACACCGGCTTCGCGGTCACCGCCGAGGAGGCGTCGGTGGCGGCGGGGTTGGGAGTACGGAGCACCCGTCAGACCGCCACCGGCGAGTGCGCGTGA
- a CDS encoding Crp/Fnr family transcriptional regulator, translating to MDEVLARSGIFQGVDPEAAEALAKEMETIEARKGEIVFNEGEPGDSLYIVLTGKIKVGRRAADGRQNLIAVMGPSDMVGELSLFDPGPRTATATAVTDTRLARLRKQALRPWLNNRPEIAEQLLRVLARRLRRTNDALADLIFTDVPGRVAKNLLQMAGRFGTRDGGVLRVTHDLTQEEIAQLVGASRETVNKALADFASRGWLRLDGKSIIILDPERLARRARV from the coding sequence ATGGACGAGGTGCTGGCTCGTAGCGGGATCTTCCAGGGCGTCGACCCGGAGGCCGCAGAGGCGCTCGCCAAGGAGATGGAGACGATCGAGGCCCGCAAGGGCGAGATCGTGTTCAACGAGGGCGAGCCCGGAGACAGCCTGTATATCGTCCTCACCGGCAAGATCAAGGTCGGTCGGCGGGCGGCCGACGGGCGACAGAACCTGATCGCCGTGATGGGGCCGTCGGACATGGTCGGTGAGCTGTCCCTGTTCGATCCCGGGCCGCGTACCGCGACCGCGACCGCGGTCACCGACACCCGGCTGGCGCGGCTGCGCAAGCAGGCCCTGCGGCCGTGGCTGAACAACCGGCCGGAGATCGCCGAGCAACTGCTGCGGGTACTCGCCCGCAGGCTGCGACGGACCAACGACGCCCTGGCCGACCTGATATTCACCGACGTGCCCGGCCGGGTGGCCAAGAACCTGCTGCAGATGGCGGGTCGGTTCGGCACTCGCGACGGCGGCGTACTGCGGGTGACCCACGACCTCACCCAGGAGGAGATCGCCCAGCTCGTCGGCGCGTCCCGGGAGACCGTGAACAAGGCGCTGGCGGACTTCGCCTCCCGGGGCTGGCTGCGGCTGGACGGCAAGAGCATCATCATCCTGGACCCGGAGCGGCTGGCCCGCCGGGCCCGGGTCTGA
- the nth gene encoding endonuclease III codes for MTTSAPRATRIRADHPETDLGRKRRARRMAKVLARTHPDAHCELDHDGPLQLAVATILSAQCTDKRVNEVTPRLFARYPTAADYAGADRAELEELIRPTGFFRNKTDSLIRLGQALSDQYGGAVPGTLPQLVALPGIGRKTANVILGNAFDVPGITVDTHFQRLVRRWRWTEETDPVKIEHAVGALIERRDWTMLSHRVIFHGRRVCHARKPACGACTLAPLCPAYGTGPTAPADAVNLLKGPRAGELAEAAGISADLVPAAAVAAEAP; via the coding sequence GTGACCACCTCGGCCCCCCGCGCCACGAGAATCCGGGCTGACCATCCGGAGACCGACCTGGGCCGCAAACGTCGGGCCCGGCGGATGGCGAAAGTGCTGGCCCGTACCCACCCGGACGCGCACTGCGAACTCGACCACGACGGGCCGCTGCAACTCGCGGTCGCGACGATCCTGTCCGCGCAGTGCACCGACAAGCGGGTCAACGAGGTCACCCCGCGGCTGTTCGCCCGCTACCCGACGGCAGCCGACTACGCCGGTGCGGACCGGGCCGAGCTGGAGGAGCTGATCCGGCCGACCGGGTTCTTCCGGAACAAGACCGACTCGCTGATCCGGCTCGGCCAGGCCCTGTCCGACCAGTACGGTGGCGCGGTGCCGGGCACCCTGCCGCAGCTGGTGGCGTTGCCCGGGATCGGGCGCAAGACCGCCAACGTGATCCTCGGCAACGCCTTCGACGTGCCCGGCATCACCGTCGACACACACTTTCAGCGGCTGGTCCGACGCTGGCGGTGGACCGAGGAGACCGACCCGGTCAAGATCGAACACGCGGTTGGGGCGCTGATCGAGCGCCGTGACTGGACCATGCTCTCCCACCGGGTGATCTTCCACGGCCGGCGGGTCTGCCACGCCCGCAAACCGGCCTGCGGCGCCTGTACGCTCGCCCCGCTCTGCCCCGCCTACGGCACCGGCCCGACCGCGCCGGCCGACGCCGTCAACCTGCTCAAGGGACCCCGTGCCGGGGAGCTCGCCGAGGCCGCCGGGATCAGTGCCGACCTCGTGCCGGCGGCCGCCGTGGCGGCGGAGGCGCCATGA
- a CDS encoding transporter substrate-binding domain-containing protein — protein sequence MTDVTISPDPVRRSRRRQLVTTVAVAATLLLASAAACDDDTDPGLPTVQQLREASTIHDRAKLRIGVNPDFPLMSYLDGNTRRGFDVEVARYIARSLGFEGDQSIQWVPLTTEQRVEFLRSGKVDIVVASFSITDDRAKDVGFAGPYLITTPEVLVLKEYADEIQTIPDLRKKEYAVCVAGGSTTQGMLKELSVPVGEADSPSDCRDGLLDGKFQAMVSDETILAGFLSEHPTEFELVDMPFGVEEALGIGVPLEDENLRDLVAYFLAKSYEQSQRGEATAWQTAYITTLGNWLGEAQQPPPIGAPDLLDHDDKIRQ from the coding sequence GTGACGGATGTGACCATTTCGCCGGATCCGGTCCGCCGGAGCCGGCGGCGCCAGCTGGTGACCACCGTGGCGGTGGCCGCGACACTGCTGCTGGCCAGCGCCGCTGCCTGCGACGACGATACGGATCCCGGGCTGCCGACCGTGCAACAGCTACGCGAGGCGTCCACCATCCACGACCGGGCCAAGCTGCGTATCGGTGTCAATCCGGACTTCCCGCTGATGTCCTACCTCGACGGAAACACCCGCAGAGGGTTCGACGTCGAGGTCGCCCGCTACATCGCCAGGTCCCTCGGGTTCGAAGGGGACCAGAGCATCCAGTGGGTTCCGCTGACCACCGAGCAACGGGTCGAGTTTCTGCGCAGTGGCAAGGTCGACATCGTGGTGGCCAGCTTCTCCATCACCGACGACCGGGCGAAGGACGTCGGTTTCGCCGGACCGTACCTGATCACCACTCCGGAGGTGCTGGTCCTGAAGGAGTACGCCGACGAGATCCAGACCATCCCGGATCTGCGCAAGAAGGAGTACGCCGTCTGCGTCGCCGGTGGCTCCACCACCCAGGGCATGTTGAAGGAGCTGTCCGTCCCGGTCGGGGAGGCGGACAGCCCGTCGGACTGCCGGGACGGTCTGCTCGACGGCAAGTTCCAGGCGATGGTCTCCGACGAGACGATCCTCGCCGGCTTCCTTTCCGAACACCCCACCGAATTCGAACTGGTGGACATGCCGTTCGGTGTGGAGGAGGCGCTCGGCATCGGTGTGCCGCTGGAGGACGAGAACCTGCGGGACCTGGTGGCGTACTTCCTGGCCAAGAGCTACGAACAGAGCCAACGCGGCGAGGCGACCGCGTGGCAGACGGCGTACATCACCACCCTCGGCAACTGGCTCGGCGAGGCGCAGCAGCCACCGCCGATCGGCGCCCCCGACCTGCTCGACCACGACGACAAAATCCGCCAGTGA
- a CDS encoding CapA family protein, which translates to MVSIVVLTAVLLGAVLVGIVALGGINRDEPDPQWRPAAGPAAAPSPSDSPSPQPQPISMSATGDIVLGNAPDRLPPDDGAGFFDSVTEALAADLVMGNLEEPLTVDTGTGKCAPGSTQCHQFRAPPEYAAHLRDGGFMLLNQANNHGYDYGEAGYRNTQQAIEEHGMRHTGALDQITVLDVAGVSVAVAGFSSYSPPNNSLIDIDAAADLVRRADEQADLVVVQVHMGAEGSEMTRVTEGTELFLGENRGDPMAFSRAMIDAGADLIVGHGPHVLRGMEFYQGRLIAYSLGNFAGGGGTLSNNGRLGWGGVLKVSLNPDGSWVDGEFVATYMNGNGLPTVDDDRRGLDLVRELSESDFPQTGAQFADDGTISPPLD; encoded by the coding sequence ATCGTGTCGATCGTCGTGCTGACCGCCGTTCTGCTCGGTGCCGTCCTGGTCGGCATCGTGGCGCTCGGCGGCATCAACCGGGACGAGCCGGATCCGCAGTGGCGCCCGGCCGCCGGCCCGGCCGCCGCGCCGTCGCCCAGCGACAGTCCGAGCCCCCAGCCGCAGCCGATCAGCATGTCCGCCACCGGCGACATCGTGCTCGGCAACGCCCCGGACCGGTTGCCGCCCGACGACGGGGCCGGCTTCTTCGACTCGGTCACCGAGGCGCTCGCGGCGGATCTGGTGATGGGCAACCTGGAGGAGCCGCTGACGGTCGACACCGGCACCGGCAAGTGCGCGCCCGGCTCGACCCAGTGCCATCAGTTCCGGGCGCCACCGGAGTACGCCGCGCATCTGCGCGACGGCGGGTTCATGCTGCTCAACCAGGCCAACAACCACGGGTACGACTACGGCGAAGCCGGCTACCGCAACACCCAGCAGGCCATCGAGGAACACGGCATGCGGCACACCGGTGCGCTGGACCAGATCACCGTGCTGGACGTGGCCGGGGTCAGCGTCGCAGTGGCCGGGTTCTCGTCCTACTCGCCGCCGAACAACAGCCTGATCGACATCGACGCGGCGGCGGATCTGGTGCGCCGGGCCGACGAGCAGGCCGACCTGGTCGTCGTCCAGGTGCACATGGGGGCCGAGGGGTCGGAGATGACCCGGGTCACCGAAGGCACCGAACTGTTCCTCGGTGAGAACCGTGGCGATCCGATGGCCTTCTCCCGCGCCATGATCGACGCCGGGGCGGACCTGATCGTCGGCCACGGCCCGCACGTGCTGCGCGGCATGGAGTTCTACCAGGGCCGGCTGATCGCCTACAGCCTCGGCAACTTCGCCGGCGGCGGCGGCACGCTCAGCAACAACGGGCGGCTGGGCTGGGGCGGAGTGCTGAAGGTGTCGCTCAATCCGGACGGCAGCTGGGTCGACGGCGAGTTCGTCGCCACGTACATGAACGGCAACGGCCTGCCGACCGTCGACGACGATCGTCGGGGCCTCGACCTGGTCCGCGAGCTGAGCGAGTCGGACTTTCCGCAGACAGGTGCACAATTCGCTGATGACGGGACCATCTCCCCTCCACTGGACTGA
- the mycP gene encoding type VII secretion-associated serine protease mycosin has translation MPAVRVVTAAPAVRRLVTAAPAVRVVAAVLVVLVVVTPVTTSRTAPAAGVAAAAVATPPTALPARYDAIRDEQWQLRELSAPTAWQHSTGTGVTVAVIDSGVDAEHVDLAGQVLPGMDFVDDGDGRSDPVGHGTTVAGLIAGRGDDDSGVLGLAPGARILPVRVLDEENRYDDAMIVAKAVRWAVDNGAQVINLSLGGSGDSPALAAALDYAFASDVVVVACTGNVSATGTTEVWYPAREPGVIAVAGLEREGEALWAGSITGAQTVLTAPATGLVGARPDGYWRVQGTSFAAPLVAATAALIRARWPEMSAATVVTRLIETARDLGAPGRDDRYGFGVVDPVAALTEGVEIVAHNPLDDNETPGIVGFGPAPGLESTTAAVAGGTARLSGPGDDQGAGWSIGPVGADPDDGGQGLLSSGLLVLVTVGIGAWLARRMHLVTAAATTARAEVTRTRRWRSDGCSVLPTPPPPTPPRR, from the coding sequence GTGCCTGCCGTCCGTGTCGTCACGGCGGCACCTGCCGTCCGACGCCTCGTCACGGCGGCACCTGCCGTCCGTGTCGTCGCAGCGGTGCTCGTCGTGCTGGTCGTCGTCACTCCGGTGACCACCTCCCGGACCGCCCCGGCCGCCGGGGTCGCCGCGGCGGCCGTGGCCACGCCACCGACCGCGCTGCCGGCGCGGTACGACGCGATCCGCGACGAACAGTGGCAGTTGCGGGAACTGTCGGCGCCCACCGCCTGGCAGCATTCCACCGGCACCGGCGTGACGGTCGCCGTGATCGACTCCGGGGTCGACGCGGAGCACGTGGATCTCGCCGGCCAGGTGCTGCCAGGGATGGACTTCGTCGACGACGGTGACGGCCGGTCCGACCCGGTCGGGCACGGCACCACTGTCGCGGGCCTGATCGCGGGGCGCGGCGACGACGACAGCGGGGTACTCGGGCTCGCCCCTGGGGCCCGGATTCTGCCGGTGCGGGTGCTGGACGAGGAGAACCGCTACGACGACGCGATGATCGTCGCCAAGGCGGTCCGGTGGGCGGTCGACAACGGCGCCCAGGTGATCAACCTGTCGCTGGGCGGCAGCGGCGACAGCCCGGCACTGGCGGCGGCGCTCGACTACGCGTTCGCCAGCGACGTCGTGGTGGTCGCCTGCACCGGCAACGTCTCCGCCACCGGCACCACCGAGGTGTGGTATCCGGCACGGGAGCCGGGTGTGATCGCGGTGGCCGGCCTCGAACGTGAGGGCGAGGCCTTGTGGGCCGGGTCGATCACCGGTGCGCAGACGGTGCTGACGGCACCGGCGACCGGGCTGGTCGGTGCCCGGCCGGACGGCTACTGGCGGGTCCAGGGCACCAGTTTCGCCGCGCCGCTGGTCGCCGCGACCGCCGCGCTGATCCGGGCGCGCTGGCCCGAGATGTCGGCCGCGACGGTGGTGACCCGGCTCATCGAGACGGCGCGGGACCTCGGTGCCCCGGGTCGGGACGACCGGTACGGCTTCGGCGTGGTCGATCCGGTCGCCGCGCTGACCGAGGGCGTGGAGATCGTGGCGCACAACCCGCTCGACGACAACGAGACACCGGGCATCGTCGGCTTCGGCCCGGCACCCGGGCTGGAGTCCACCACCGCGGCGGTGGCCGGCGGCACGGCCCGGCTGAGCGGACCGGGTGACGATCAGGGCGCCGGCTGGTCGATCGGTCCGGTCGGTGCGGACCCGGACGACGGCGGTCAGGGACTCCTGAGCAGCGGCCTGCTGGTCCTGGTCACGGTCGGTATCGGGGCGTGGCTGGCCCGCCGGATGCATCTGGTGACCGCGGCCGCCACGACCGCTCGCGCAGAGGTCACGCGCACTCGCCGGTGGCGGTCTGACGGGTGCTCCGTACTCCCAACCCCGCCGCCACCGACGCCTCCTCGGCGGTGA